The Mucilaginibacter mallensis genome has a segment encoding these proteins:
- a CDS encoding Fur family transcriptional regulator, translating into MNMVAEKKLTEKKINPTAMRLLVLDSLLKQHSAISLSDIEKSLETADRITIYRTLKTFEEKGLIHIIDDGTGSPKYALCAESCDANQHHDLHVHFYCAECKETFCLSNSKIPEVALPDNFTSTEMNLVVKGVCSKCKN; encoded by the coding sequence ATGAACATGGTTGCTGAAAAAAAGCTTACGGAAAAAAAGATCAATCCAACAGCTATGCGCCTATTGGTTTTGGATTCATTATTAAAGCAACATTCTGCTATTAGTTTAAGCGATATTGAAAAAAGCCTTGAAACGGCCGACAGGATAACCATATACCGTACCTTAAAAACCTTTGAGGAAAAAGGCCTGATCCATATTATAGATGATGGAACAGGATCACCTAAATATGCTTTATGTGCTGAGAGTTGTGATGCAAACCAGCACCACGATCTGCATGTGCATTTTTATTGTGCGGAGTGTAAGGAAACTTTCTGCCTGTCTAACAGCAAAATACCAGAGGTAGCATTACCTGATAACTTTACATCAACAGAAATGAACTTGGTTGTTAAAGGTGTTTGCAGTAAATGCAAAAATTAA
- the tilS gene encoding tRNA lysidine(34) synthetase TilS: MLPVKQFTEFIEKNSLFTPGNKVLAAVSGGMDSVVMAHLLKAAGYNFSIAHCNFQLRDDEAIADQEFSHQLAQQFRVQFHTINFDTSAYAAEHKISIQMAARDLRYQWFDQIRQQHSYDVIALAHHQNDAIETILLNLTRGTGIAGLHGILPKNGSLVRPLLFLNRDDIQVIVQQGHLKYVEDSSNASVKYARNKLRHEVIPKLKELNPALESTFENNLQHFRDMETLLELRLVELRQDLLIEQGYEIHLSISAVKKLNPKRLLLFKLLQEYGFNETAIDDLISVLDKHSGRVFESSNFKLILDRENIILVKKTMHQHAAIQIAEGEHGVDYGGYKVTLLHDDSPLIIKDNPLAVAIDTDLLIYPLTIRPWQQSDYFYPLGMKTRKKLSDFFIQQKIPLHEKSGIPLLVNGNGDIMWIGGHRLNERYKVSDNTKKVTIFELIKI; this comes from the coding sequence ATGCTGCCGGTTAAACAATTTACGGAATTTATTGAAAAAAACAGCTTGTTTACGCCCGGCAATAAAGTGCTGGCGGCAGTAAGCGGTGGTATGGATTCTGTTGTAATGGCCCACCTGTTAAAAGCGGCCGGGTATAATTTTAGCATAGCTCATTGTAATTTTCAGCTAAGGGACGATGAAGCCATTGCCGACCAGGAGTTTTCCCATCAGCTGGCCCAGCAATTTCGGGTTCAGTTTCATACTATTAATTTTGATACATCAGCCTACGCTGCCGAGCATAAAATATCCATCCAAATGGCGGCACGTGATCTCAGGTATCAATGGTTCGATCAGATAAGGCAGCAGCATAGCTATGATGTTATCGCGCTTGCGCATCACCAAAACGATGCGATTGAAACAATATTGTTAAACCTTACCCGGGGCACCGGCATTGCTGGCCTGCATGGTATTTTACCTAAGAATGGCAGCCTGGTGCGCCCGCTGCTTTTTTTAAATCGGGATGATATACAGGTAATTGTACAGCAGGGGCATTTAAAATATGTAGAGGATAGCTCAAACGCATCTGTTAAATATGCACGTAATAAACTCAGGCACGAGGTTATTCCCAAACTAAAGGAACTGAACCCGGCTTTGGAAAGCACCTTTGAGAATAACCTGCAGCATTTTAGGGACATGGAAACCCTGCTGGAGCTGCGCCTGGTGGAGTTACGGCAGGATCTACTGATTGAGCAGGGCTATGAGATCCATTTATCCATATCGGCAGTAAAGAAACTAAACCCCAAACGACTGCTGCTTTTTAAGCTTTTGCAGGAATATGGGTTTAATGAAACCGCTATTGATGATTTGATTTCCGTATTGGATAAACACTCCGGGCGGGTTTTTGAAAGCAGTAATTTTAAGCTGATCCTCGACCGGGAAAACATCATCCTGGTTAAAAAAACGATGCATCAACATGCAGCAATACAAATAGCTGAGGGTGAACATGGGGTAGATTATGGCGGTTATAAAGTTACGCTGCTGCATGATGATAGTCCGCTGATTATAAAAGATAACCCATTAGCGGTGGCTATTGATACTGATTTGCTGATATATCCGTTAACTATACGCCCCTGGCAGCAAAGCGACTATTTTTACCCGCTGGGGATGAAAACACGCAAGAAGTTGAGCGACTTTTTCATCCAGCAAAAAATACCCCTGCATGAAAAAAGCGGGATACCTTTACTGGTAAACGGCAACGGCGATATTATGTGGATAGGCGGCCACCGGCTTAATGAACGTTATAAAGTAAGTGATAACACTAAAAAAGTTACTATATTCGAACTGATAAAAATTTGA
- a CDS encoding cytidine deaminase family protein, whose amino-acid sequence MINHEIKIAFEEYDTLNELNKNDHTLCLEAVKALANSHSPYSKFKVGVAMRLLSGKIIYASNQENVAYPSGLCAERVALFHWGANHPDDPIESMAITAHTDEFPLLKPVTSCGSCLQVLAEYEKKQQQQIRVILYCQKGPIWVIKGIENQLPFLFFEDRLITQ is encoded by the coding sequence ATGATAAATCACGAAATAAAAATTGCTTTCGAAGAGTACGATACTTTAAACGAGCTTAATAAAAACGACCATACTTTATGCCTTGAAGCTGTTAAGGCACTGGCCAATTCCCATTCACCCTATTCAAAATTTAAGGTTGGTGTGGCAATGCGGCTGCTTAGTGGCAAGATCATCTACGCCAGTAACCAGGAAAACGTTGCCTACCCCTCAGGCCTTTGCGCCGAGCGTGTGGCACTGTTCCACTGGGGAGCCAATCATCCGGATGACCCTATTGAATCAATGGCTATAACCGCCCATACTGATGAGTTTCCGTTACTGAAACCAGTAACATCATGTGGCTCATGCCTGCAGGTTTTGGCCGAATACGAGAAAAAGCAGCAGCAACAAATACGAGTGATCCTTTATTGCCAAAAAGGACCAATATGGGTGATAAAAGGTATTGAGAACCAATTGCCATTCTTGTTTTTTGAGGATAGGTTGATTACGCAGTGA
- a CDS encoding helix-turn-helix domain-containing protein, with the protein MNSDKMHFKIKAIAANIRNKREHRNYTQEYLAAKLDISQNAYSKIELGYTKITVERLFQIADVLEYDVTDLLSIKPDNSYFKGCLATTIISLQDIIVSYGY; encoded by the coding sequence ATGAACAGCGACAAGATGCATTTCAAGATAAAGGCTATTGCGGCCAATATCAGGAACAAGAGAGAACACAGGAACTACACACAGGAGTACCTTGCAGCAAAGTTGGACATCTCACAGAATGCTTACAGCAAAATTGAACTCGGTTACACAAAAATTACAGTGGAGCGTCTTTTTCAGATAGCTGATGTATTGGAGTATGATGTTACGGATCTTTTAAGCATAAAACCTGATAATTCATACTTCAAAGGCTGTTTAGCGACAACAATAATATCTTTACAGGATATTATTGTAAGCTATGGATATTAA
- a CDS encoding carbohydrate porin, whose protein sequence is MKLLLIISISLLLFTTAFAQDTVKQQRFSFHFQETTITQFKPAFSAPYTGQNSLLTSQETQSSITTTLFGDARLWKGADVIFDPELSGGAGLSKTTGIAAFPNGETFRVGSASPAIYIARLFFRQTFEWGKEKDTIQDDQNQLAGLKSKRYFTFGLGKFGMADYFDNNEFSHDPRTQFMNWALMDNGAWDYPANTRGYVLGAYTELGQPDWTLRFAFTMVTTTANGSVWDAKILHANTQTIEYEKRYEIGGQKGSFRILGFTNNGKFGNYDLAIANNKTAPVVDSTQAYGRHKYGFGISADQYLTKDFGVFARLGYNDGHNETWFFTEIDRSLSFGGVLKGTSWKRPDDELGLAFIGSGLSSEHQAYLAAGGYGFIIGDGRLNYSPELVAELYYKINAFQKKFWITPDYQFIVNPAYNADRGPVNVFSLRAHVEF, encoded by the coding sequence ATGAAACTACTTTTAATAATATCAATAAGTTTATTGCTGTTTACCACAGCTTTTGCACAGGACACTGTAAAACAACAGCGGTTTAGCTTTCATTTTCAGGAAACTACTATTACGCAATTTAAACCCGCATTCAGTGCGCCGTATACCGGGCAAAACAGCTTGCTCACATCACAGGAAACACAATCATCCATAACCACCACCCTGTTTGGCGATGCCCGTTTATGGAAAGGTGCCGATGTTATTTTTGATCCCGAACTCTCAGGCGGTGCGGGCTTGAGTAAAACAACAGGTATAGCCGCTTTCCCTAACGGAGAAACCTTTAGGGTGGGTTCTGCTTCACCGGCTATATATATAGCGCGCTTATTCTTCAGGCAAACATTTGAGTGGGGCAAGGAAAAAGATACCATTCAGGATGACCAGAATCAATTAGCCGGATTAAAAAGCAAACGCTATTTTACTTTTGGCCTGGGTAAATTTGGTATGGCCGATTACTTCGATAACAATGAATTTAGCCACGACCCACGTACCCAATTCATGAACTGGGCGCTGATGGATAACGGAGCCTGGGATTACCCTGCCAATACCCGTGGTTACGTATTAGGTGCTTATACCGAACTCGGTCAGCCTGATTGGACATTACGCTTTGCCTTTACCATGGTTACCACAACCGCAAACGGGTCTGTATGGGATGCAAAAATACTGCATGCCAACACCCAAACTATAGAATACGAAAAACGCTATGAAATAGGCGGACAAAAAGGTTCGTTCAGGATATTGGGCTTTACCAACAATGGTAAGTTTGGTAATTATGATCTGGCGATAGCCAACAACAAAACCGCCCCGGTTGTAGATAGCACGCAGGCCTATGGCAGGCATAAATATGGTTTCGGCATAAGCGCCGACCAATACCTGACCAAAGATTTTGGCGTGTTTGCAAGGCTTGGCTATAATGATGGGCATAACGAAACCTGGTTCTTTACCGAAATTGACCGCTCACTAAGTTTTGGGGGTGTATTAAAGGGCACATCATGGAAACGCCCGGATGATGAACTTGGACTAGCCTTTATTGGCAGCGGGTTATCATCAGAGCATCAGGCTTACTTGGCAGCAGGTGGCTATGGCTTTATTATTGGTGATGGCAGGTTAAATTACAGTCCGGAGCTGGTTGCGGAACTGTATTACAAGATAAATGCTTTCCAAAAGAAATTCTGGATCACACCGGATTATCAGTTTATAGTTAACCCAGCATATAATGCTGACCGTGGTCCGGTGAATGTGTTTTCGTTAAGGGCGCATGTGGAGTTTTAA
- the mgtA gene encoding magnesium-translocating P-type ATPase produces the protein MLKREKISKVYKALGKTNGHSPSEFDTPSALKIKQIAALDKASVLFILESQEQGLSAAEVKERLITYGLNEVAHEKAPKWYVQLFEAFVNPFIAVLLILVIISAITDIIIQKPGDRDYTTVAVIGTMVMLSALLRFVQEFRSNQAAEKLKSMVKTTATVLRLNEEKREIDIKKLVPGDVIQLSAGDMIPADVRVLQSKDLFVSQAILTGEALPVEKTDAANANAGKQSPLELDNTCFMGTNIVSGTAFAIVVNTGGDTYFGSLSKSLVGKRAETSFDKGVNSVSWLLIRFMLIMVPLVFLINGLTKHDWLQALLFGISIAVGLTPEMLPMIVTANLAKGAVNMSKRKVVVKRLNAIQNIGAMDILCTDKTGTLTMDKIVLERHLNVYGFEDNEVMKWAYLNSFHQTGLKNLLDVAVLEHVDLHACLKEGESYQKVDEIPFDFQRRRMSVILEEKNHKHLLICKGAVEEVLDLCTNAFDPGENNQLEINKDSIVPIDKSMRDTILKTSRKLNEEGLRVLLVAIKEYDERPLTYSVADESNMIMTGFIGFLDPAKPSAKPAIEALHKLGISIKVLTGDNEVVTKKICKDVGIPVNNILLGKDLENISDEELIAIIDDVSILAKLSPIQKSRVVKVLQAKGHTVGFMGDGINDAAALRDADVGISVDTAVDIAKESADIILLEKDLMVLRKGVIYGRRTFGNIIKYIKMTASSNFGNMFSMLGASALLPFLPMLPIQILINNLLYDISQISIPWDIMDEDFIEKPQKWNASGISRFMLFVGPISSIFDYATFGVMWFVFKANSPAHQGLFQSGWFVEGLLSQTLIVHMIRTRKIPFIQSWAAAPVVALTSFIMLIGIALPFSPLANAFKLEALPLAYFPWLFGILLAYCLLTQLIKNWFINKFHQWL, from the coding sequence ATGCTTAAAAGAGAAAAAATCAGCAAAGTTTACAAAGCCTTAGGTAAAACTAACGGCCACTCCCCTTCAGAATTCGATACCCCATCAGCTTTAAAAATTAAACAGATAGCAGCTCTTGATAAGGCATCTGTGCTTTTTATATTGGAAAGCCAGGAACAGGGCCTGTCAGCAGCCGAAGTTAAGGAACGTTTAATAACCTATGGCTTAAATGAGGTTGCGCATGAAAAAGCGCCTAAATGGTATGTTCAGCTTTTCGAGGCTTTTGTTAATCCGTTTATTGCGGTATTACTCATACTGGTGATCATTTCGGCAATTACTGATATTATCATCCAAAAACCAGGCGACAGGGATTACACCACCGTTGCTGTTATTGGTACCATGGTGATGTTAAGCGCTTTGCTGCGTTTTGTACAGGAGTTCAGGAGCAATCAGGCAGCCGAAAAGCTCAAATCGATGGTTAAAACCACGGCCACGGTGCTGAGGCTAAATGAGGAAAAACGTGAAATAGATATTAAAAAGCTGGTTCCGGGCGATGTGATCCAGCTATCGGCAGGTGATATGATTCCGGCTGATGTGCGGGTGTTGCAATCAAAGGACCTTTTTGTGAGCCAGGCAATATTAACCGGCGAGGCGTTACCTGTTGAAAAAACTGACGCGGCAAATGCTAACGCAGGCAAACAATCACCATTAGAGTTGGATAATACCTGCTTTATGGGTACTAATATAGTAAGCGGTACCGCCTTTGCAATAGTGGTAAACACCGGTGGTGATACCTATTTCGGTTCGCTTTCGAAATCATTAGTAGGCAAACGTGCTGAAACCAGTTTTGATAAAGGCGTAAACAGCGTAAGCTGGCTGCTGATCCGCTTTATGCTGATCATGGTACCGCTGGTTTTCCTGATCAACGGCCTTACCAAGCATGATTGGCTGCAAGCCCTGCTCTTCGGTATTTCAATAGCCGTTGGTTTAACTCCTGAAATGTTGCCAATGATAGTTACTGCTAACCTGGCTAAGGGCGCGGTAAATATGTCGAAACGTAAGGTTGTAGTTAAACGCCTGAACGCTATACAAAACATTGGCGCTATGGATATTTTGTGTACCGATAAAACAGGTACGCTTACCATGGACAAGATTGTGCTGGAGCGCCATTTAAATGTTTATGGCTTTGAGGATAACGAGGTAATGAAATGGGCCTACCTGAACAGCTTTCACCAAACCGGACTTAAAAACCTGCTGGATGTGGCCGTTTTGGAGCATGTTGACCTGCATGCCTGCTTAAAGGAAGGTGAATCGTACCAAAAAGTTGATGAGATCCCTTTTGATTTTCAGCGCAGGCGCATGTCGGTTATCCTGGAAGAAAAAAATCATAAACACCTGCTGATATGCAAAGGCGCGGTTGAGGAAGTGCTTGACCTGTGTACCAATGCTTTTGATCCGGGAGAGAACAATCAGTTAGAGATAAATAAGGACTCTATTGTTCCGATAGATAAAAGCATGCGCGATACTATCCTTAAAACCTCCCGTAAGCTTAACGAGGAAGGATTAAGGGTATTACTGGTTGCAATTAAGGAGTATGATGAAAGGCCGCTAACCTATAGCGTTGCCGATGAAAGCAATATGATCATGACCGGGTTTATCGGTTTCCTTGATCCGGCCAAGCCATCAGCAAAACCTGCTATTGAGGCGCTGCACAAACTGGGCATCAGCATAAAAGTACTCACCGGCGATAATGAGGTGGTTACCAAAAAGATTTGCAAGGATGTAGGTATCCCGGTAAATAATATCCTGCTGGGTAAGGACCTTGAAAATATATCCGACGAAGAGTTGATTGCGATTATTGACGATGTCAGCATACTGGCAAAGCTGAGCCCTATTCAAAAATCGAGGGTGGTTAAGGTATTACAGGCAAAGGGTCATACCGTTGGTTTTATGGGCGATGGTATTAATGATGCTGCTGCCCTGCGCGATGCTGATGTGGGCATTTCTGTTGATACTGCTGTAGATATAGCCAAGGAAAGCGCCGACATTATTTTGCTGGAAAAAGACCTGATGGTATTGCGCAAAGGTGTGATATACGGGCGCAGAACGTTTGGTAACATTATCAAATACATCAAGATGACGGCAAGCAGTAACTTCGGTAATATGTTCAGCATGCTTGGGGCAAGCGCCTTGTTGCCATTTTTGCCTATGCTGCCTATCCAGATACTGATCAATAATTTGCTGTATGATATTTCACAGATCTCCATTCCATGGGATATTATGGATGAAGATTTTATTGAAAAGCCGCAGAAATGGAATGCCAGCGGTATCAGCCGGTTTATGCTGTTCGTCGGCCCAATTAGCTCCATATTTGATTATGCAACCTTCGGGGTAATGTGGTTTGTGTTTAAAGCTAATTCGCCGGCTCACCAGGGTTTGTTTCAAAGTGGTTGGTTTGTAGAGGGCTTGCTGTCACAAACACTGATAGTACACATGATCCGTACACGCAAAATACCTTTTATACAAAGCTGGGCAGCTGCACCGGTAGTGGCACTTACCTCATTTATTATGCTGATTGGTATAGCGTTGCCATTTTCGCCACTTGCTAATGCTTTTAAGCTGGAGGCTTTGCCTTTGGCATATTTCCCATGGTTGTTTGGCATATTACTGGCTTACTGCCTGCTTACACAACTCATAAAAAACTGGTTTATCAATAAATTCCATCAATGGTTATAA
- a CDS encoding OstA-like protein, producing MSKYVISFVLLLITATAFCQKKSKVNLISSTRSHGDKRNGVDIIKVYDGVWKQDFSIMRSDSAYFYPSANAFEAFGHVNINQGDTLNIYSDKLNYDGNTKIAVLTDNVVMVDKDATLTTNHFNYNTATRIGTYTDGGKLVSKTNTLTSKNGYYFSFSHDAYFRYDVVGKTTDALIYTDTMRYNSQSKINYFYGPTRIYGTKDKDTLLTENGTYDTKTEQANFIKKNLYKQGTKTLIGDTLFYDRLVGYGRAVKHVTFNDEEQKVTIKGGLGTYFKKNDLAIVTRDPYIIMVTEEDDTTKKRDTPKKPLLTKAQTDSLAKAAAAQGKKGSVSTQKQGPLSMGTLPIMNPSAAQIKKIDTLKGKLTMPIIDSFSRKLPTTDSLKKLAANQIKSIDKGTQGKVNTIIKGAKPDTNSIVSGKPIAPKKTKVKTDSVYMSADTIETQIVTFKEQRELKRQDSISHIVDTSKVKIEHIIYKVAPKTITLVVPRLPKDTSYYRRDYFGPPKPKPVKKKSTIVSSKPKKNVKPDSTFYTPNIVLSDTARIRIIKAFHKAKIFKSDLQAVADSIFYSNSDSTIRCYVKPMIWAEGSQLSGDTVYLQLKNKKIDKMDMFPNAFIVNVEKEDSSHFNQVGGKKMRAFFKNSKLSRVYVDGNAETIYFVRDSTTKQITDMQRSFSSRLWVYMKNNEVTDLGFITKPENRYIPIHVVKEDEKILKGFLWKPKDRPVSKESILPSYNHKSDTTTVKPKPGGGLTGPKKINGKPPGKITTPPGKPAGIKAAQDTTLKAPAINAGRDTAKTTSPAVKPAIGAGKDTTKAKAPPVLSPAVQTKKDSIGVKP from the coding sequence GTGAGTAAATATGTCATAAGTTTTGTATTACTGCTGATTACGGCTACTGCTTTTTGCCAAAAAAAATCAAAAGTGAACCTGATTTCATCAACCCGGAGCCACGGTGATAAACGCAATGGCGTGGACATTATTAAGGTATACGATGGCGTATGGAAACAGGATTTCTCCATTATGCGGTCGGACAGTGCCTATTTTTACCCCTCGGCAAATGCTTTTGAAGCCTTTGGCCACGTAAATATAAACCAGGGCGATACGCTTAACATTTACTCCGATAAGCTTAACTATGATGGTAATACCAAAATAGCCGTATTAACCGACAATGTAGTAATGGTTGATAAAGATGCCACTTTAACTACCAACCACTTTAATTATAATACCGCCACCCGCATAGGCACTTATACCGATGGCGGTAAGCTGGTGAGCAAAACCAATACGCTTACCAGTAAAAATGGTTACTATTTCTCTTTTTCGCACGATGCTTATTTCAGGTACGATGTGGTAGGCAAAACTACCGACGCGCTCATTTATACCGATACCATGCGGTACAACTCACAATCAAAGATCAATTACTTTTACGGGCCCACCCGGATATATGGCACTAAGGATAAGGATACCCTGCTTACCGAAAATGGCACTTATGACACCAAGACCGAACAGGCCAATTTCATCAAAAAGAATTTATACAAACAAGGCACCAAAACATTAATTGGCGACACCTTGTTTTATGACCGGCTAGTGGGCTATGGCCGGGCAGTTAAGCATGTTACTTTTAATGATGAAGAGCAGAAAGTAACCATAAAAGGGGGCCTGGGTACTTATTTTAAAAAGAACGACCTGGCCATTGTTACCCGCGACCCTTACATTATTATGGTTACCGAAGAAGATGACACCACAAAAAAGCGTGACACTCCCAAAAAACCATTACTCACAAAGGCTCAAACAGACTCGCTTGCAAAGGCAGCCGCCGCGCAAGGCAAAAAAGGCAGTGTTAGCACGCAAAAACAGGGGCCATTAAGCATGGGCACGCTGCCTATTATGAATCCATCTGCGGCACAGATCAAGAAGATAGACACGCTGAAAGGGAAGTTGACTATGCCGATTATTGATTCCTTCAGCAGAAAACTACCGACGACGGATTCCTTAAAGAAACTGGCAGCAAACCAAATCAAAAGTATTGACAAAGGCACACAGGGCAAGGTAAACACTATCATTAAAGGGGCAAAGCCAGATACCAACAGCATTGTGTCCGGCAAACCTATCGCCCCTAAAAAAACAAAGGTAAAAACCGACTCTGTTTATATGTCGGCAGATACGATAGAAACGCAAATAGTAACATTTAAAGAACAGCGGGAGCTAAAAAGGCAGGACAGCATATCGCATATAGTAGATACCTCAAAGGTAAAAATTGAGCATATAATATATAAAGTGGCCCCGAAAACCATTACGCTTGTAGTACCCCGGCTGCCAAAAGATACCAGCTATTATCGCCGTGATTATTTTGGGCCACCAAAGCCAAAGCCCGTAAAAAAGAAAAGCACCATTGTATCATCTAAGCCTAAAAAGAACGTCAAGCCCGATTCAACATTTTATACCCCAAATATTGTGCTGAGTGATACGGCGCGCATACGTATTATAAAGGCTTTTCATAAGGCCAAAATATTTAAATCGGACCTCCAGGCTGTAGCTGATTCCATTTTTTACAGTAACAGCGATTCAACTATACGATGTTATGTGAAGCCGATGATTTGGGCCGAGGGCTCGCAGCTGTCGGGCGATACGGTTTACCTGCAATTGAAGAATAAAAAGATCGACAAAATGGACATGTTCCCCAACGCATTTATTGTGAATGTGGAAAAAGAGGATTCCAGCCACTTTAACCAGGTTGGGGGTAAAAAAATGCGGGCCTTTTTCAAAAACAGCAAGCTGAGCCGGGTATATGTTGATGGCAATGCCGAAACCATATATTTTGTGCGCGATAGCACAACTAAGCAAATAACCGATATGCAGCGCTCATTCAGTAGCAGGCTATGGGTGTATATGAAAAACAACGAGGTAACCGACCTGGGCTTTATCACCAAGCCCGAGAACAGGTATATCCCTATCCACGTAGTAAAGGAGGATGAAAAAATATTGAAAGGCTTTCTTTGGAAACCTAAAGACAGGCCGGTATCTAAAGAATCTATCCTGCCATCCTATAACCATAAGTCAGACACTACCACGGTTAAACCCAAACCCGGAGGCGGTTTAACCGGCCCTAAAAAGATAAATGGTAAACCTCCGGGTAAAATTACAACTCCGCCTGGTAAACCAGCCGGTATAAAAGCAGCACAGGATACTACCTTAAAAGCGCCTGCGATAAATGCGGGGAGAGATACTGCAAAAACAACAAGCCCTGCTGTTAAACCAGCTATAGGTGCTGGTAAGGATACAACAAAAGCTAAAGCACCTCCGGTATTGAGTCCGGCTGTGCAAACTAAAAAGGATAGTATAGGTGTGAAGCCATAA
- the greA gene encoding transcription elongation factor GreA, with translation MAEVSYYTKEGLEKLKEELQYLKTTVRSNISKAIAEARDKGDLSENAEYDAAKEAQGLHEAKISQMQELLASARLLDESKIDTSKVLALSIVKIKNVKSGATMSYQLVSESEADLKSGKISVASPIAKGLLGKKVGDTTEITVPAGKMEFEILEISR, from the coding sequence ATGGCAGAGGTATCATACTATACCAAGGAAGGTTTAGAAAAATTAAAAGAGGAATTACAATATTTAAAAACAACCGTTCGCTCTAATATATCTAAAGCGATAGCGGAGGCGCGTGACAAAGGTGATTTATCCGAAAACGCGGAATATGACGCGGCTAAAGAAGCACAAGGCTTACATGAGGCTAAAATTTCGCAGATGCAGGAGTTATTGGCCAGCGCCCGTTTGCTTGATGAATCAAAAATTGATACATCAAAAGTACTGGCTCTATCCATCGTAAAAATAAAGAATGTGAAGAGCGGCGCCACTATGAGCTACCAACTGGTATCAGAAAGCGAAGCCGATCTTAAATCGGGCAAAATATCGGTGGCATCACCAATTGCCAAAGGTTTACTGGGCAAAAAAGTTGGTGACACCACCGAGATCACCGTACCTGCCGGTAAAATGGAATTTGAGATATTGGAGATAAGTCGTTAG
- a CDS encoding HD domain-containing protein: MKKIIEATTNFVRNTLKDAEGGHDWWHIYRVWTNAKRIASSENCDILTVELAALLHDIADSKFHGGDEEIGPTTAGNYLRSIDVNEPIIEHVQQIIRNISFKSGFDKPGFQSIELHIVQDADRLDAIGAIGIARTFSYGGFKNREIYNPEIPPNLHMSKEEYKNSTAPSINHFYEKLLLLKDKMNTTTGKKLAEQRHEFMANYLEQFYMECK; encoded by the coding sequence ATTAAAAAAATTATTGAAGCCACAACAAACTTTGTACGTAATACTCTAAAAGATGCCGAAGGCGGCCATGACTGGTGGCATATTTACCGCGTTTGGACCAATGCCAAACGTATAGCCTCATCTGAAAACTGCGATATACTTACCGTTGAACTTGCCGCGCTTTTGCATGACATTGCCGACAGCAAATTTCATGGCGGCGATGAAGAAATTGGCCCCACCACAGCAGGCAATTATTTGCGCAGCATTGATGTAAATGAACCCATCATTGAACACGTGCAGCAGATCATCAGGAATATTTCATTTAAATCGGGTTTTGATAAACCGGGTTTTCAATCCATAGAATTGCATATTGTACAGGATGCCGACAGGCTCGATGCTATTGGCGCCATTGGTATAGCGCGCACTTTTAGTTACGGCGGCTTTAAAAACAGGGAGATCTATAACCCCGAAATACCTCCTAACCTGCATATGAGTAAGGAAGAATATAAAAATTCAACAGCGCCCAGCATTAATCATTTCTACGAAAAGCTGCTGCTGCTCAAAGATAAAATGAATACAACTACCGGCAAAAAACTAGCTGAACAGCGGCATGAGTTTATGGCAAATTACCTTGAGCAGTTTTATATGGAGTGTAAATAA
- a CDS encoding HIT family protein, translated as MSTIFSKIISGEIPAYTVAESVEFLAFLDINPLAEGHVLVIPKKEVDYIFDLDDETYTGLQLFAKIVATGIKAAIPCKKVGVAVIGLEVPHAHIHLIPMNRVDDLNFSRPKMKFSPEELQATSEKIREALRNS; from the coding sequence ATGAGCACTATCTTTTCAAAAATCATATCCGGCGAAATACCTGCCTATACCGTGGCTGAAAGCGTTGAGTTTTTGGCTTTTTTAGATATTAACCCGCTTGCCGAAGGCCATGTGCTGGTGATCCCCAAAAAAGAAGTTGATTATATTTTTGATCTGGATGATGAAACATATACGGGCCTGCAGCTATTCGCCAAAATAGTGGCTACGGGTATAAAGGCTGCTATTCCCTGTAAAAAAGTAGGTGTAGCGGTTATAGGGCTCGAAGTTCCGCACGCCCATATCCACCTGATCCCCATGAACCGGGTTGATGATCTTAATTTCAGTCGCCCTAAAATGAAGTTCAGCCCTGAAGAACTACAGGCTACTTCTGAAAAAATAAGGGAAGCGCTGCGAAACAGCTAA